GGGAACCGGGACGTTTCGACTGGGTGCCCGACCCGGAATTAAAAGCGGGCGCATGGCGTAATTTCGAGCCGTGACCGCAGTCCGTGGCGCACGGGCGGTCCGGGTGTGATTGGAACGCTGCCTCCAGGAACGAATTCCGATTCACTGGCGATGCAACCCGTTGGGTTATGCCATTTCCAAACGAAATCTATATTTGAGGCAGGGCGAGGCGTCCCCGCCGAGCCGCGGCTCAGCCGGAGGCTTCGCCCTACCTTGATAAGTCTATAAAGGGTTCGGAAAGGGTATTACCTTGCGCCGGCCAGGGTTTTATTTCGAACGCCCCAAGTTGAAATGCGATTGGGAAATCGCATGAGTATAAAACTCATCGCCGCCGGCTTGAGAGTTTGCGGAAGGCGAGGAGCGCGGCAAGGGCGGCGGCGAACCACCAGCCCGGCGCGCCACCGCCACCTCCGCCGCCGCTGTTGTTGTTATTGTCGGACGGATCGGAATTGCCGGTCAGGGCCTCAAGCGGGAGCGTCGCGACCTCGTCCCCGCGATCAACCCGGCGGATGACGGCGTTGCCGGTGTCGGCCACGTAGAGAAGGCCATCCTCGGCCACGACGAGGGAGGCGGGGCGGTCAAACAGGACGTCACCGGAAAGGCCGTCCTTGAAACCGGCGTAGTTGAGAAAGCCTGCGGGGGGCAGCACCGTGTGGAAGACGGAGCCGGAGTAAATTGAGCGAATGTGCGAGTTGCCGGTGTCGGCCACGAACACACGGCCGTCCGCGTCCACCGTGACACCCTCGGGCGAATTGAACTTGGCGGCGGTGGTTTTCGCACCGTCGCTGGAGCCGGGAGCGCTGCCGGGCTGGCCGGCGAAGAGGGAGACGCTGCCGGTGGTCATGTCGATGTAGCGGATGGCGTGGTTGCCGGTGTCGGCGATGTAGAGGTTGCCGGCGACGTCCACGGCGATGCCGGAGGGGGAGCGGAATTGCGCGGCGGGGCCGATGCCGTTGGCGAAGCCGGGCACCCCGGCGCCGACGACGGTGGAGACCGCGCCGCCGGCGGTGATTTTTTTGATCAGGTGGTTGCCAGTGTCGGCCACGTAAATGTCGCCGTTGAGGTCGTGCGCGGCGACGCCGCGGGGGTGGTTGAAAACGGCGGAGAGGGTGGTGACGGCGCCGTCGGCGGTGACGAGGCGGACGCTGGAGTTGCCGGTGTCCGCGACGACGAGCGCGCCGTCGGCGGTGATGGCGATGCCGCGGGGCGCGTTGAAGCGCGCGGTGCCGCCGCTGCCATCGGCGGAGCCGGGCTCGCCGGGCTGCCCGGCAAACACAACCGCCTTTCCGTCGGCCTGCGTGATTTTGCGGATGACGTGGGTCTGGACATCGGCGACGTAGAGGTTGGGACCGGTCGTGCCGGAAGTGGCGGTGATGCCGGCGGGGGCGGGCAGGATGTCGGCGAGGAGCTGGAGCGTCACGGCGTTGCTGTAAACGTCCTCGGTGTTGTTCGTGGCGACGTAGCGGTATTGCCAGCCGTTTTTGCCGGCGGTGTTGATAAGGGTGAGGTGCGCGGTGCCCGCGCCCTGGTAATCAGCCGAGCCCCCGATGTCGGCCCAGTCGCCGGAATCGCCGCGGCGGTATTGCCATTTGAAGGAAGGCGGGGGCGCGCCGGTGGCGGAGGCGACGAGGTCGAGGGGATGGAGGCCGGTGACGACGGGCTGCGTGGCGATGAGCGGGGCGAGGTCGTGGGGTTTCACGGCGATGGTGTAGGCGCCGCTGACGGGAAGCGGCACGGTGTCGCCGGCGGCGGTCTGGATGGAAATGTCGCCGCTGGCGACGCCCTCGGGCACGGTCACAACGATTTCAGTGTCGGTTTTTGAGACGAAGGAGGCGACCTCGATGGCGCCGAAAAAAACCTTGGTTACGCCGCCGAGGTTGACGCCGGTGATGCTGACGGATTTGCCCGGCCAGATGAGGTCGTAGTCGATGGCGCTGACGGCGGGCGGGAGGTGCGAGAGGTCGGTGAGGCCGGTGGTGATGCCGTGGTCGGTGCGCACGACGACATCGTCGCCGGTGGCGGCGGTCACGCCGGCGGGGAGCGTGGCTTTGATTTCGGTGATGCCGGAGGAGACGATGGCGGCGGTCTTGCCGGCGATAAGCACCTCCTTGAGCGCGGTGAAGTTGATGCCGGTGATGGTGGCGGTGCTGGCGGAAACGGCGACGCCGGTGATCGCCGGCGCGGGCAGCGCGGGCAGGCCGCAGGCGGCGCGGAAGGCATAGGTGTCGAGCGGACGGCTGATGCGGTAGGCATTGGCGTATTGGGTATAAACGCCGACGTATATAAAGATGTGCTGTTTGCCGGCGGCCTCGTCCACGATGGAGCCGCCGGGGTGGTAACCGTCCTTGTTGTCCTTGGGCAGGCCGACCGCGCCGAGGATGATGCCCTGGCGCTCGACGAGGTTCCCGTCAAACCGCCATGTCGTGCCGCCGGCGAGCAGGTCAACGGGGTCGATGCTCCAGAGATTGAGCGCGTTGACCGGTTCCGCCGGATTTTCAGGGTCGGACGGGAGCGGGTTTTCCGCTCCCGCGCCCCAGCGGGAGCTTTGTATCATTTCGATGCGGCCGGTGACGGGATTGTATATAACGTCGGGAGTGTCGTGCGCTTCGTAGCCGCTTTTGCCCTTGGCGACGGGGGTTTTCCCATTGCCGGCGATGTTGGTGCGGGCGGTGGTGAAGGTGACGTCGGAGAATGCCGCGCCGGGCGTGTGCTTATAAACGTGTTGCGTGTAATAATATTTTCCAGAGGCGGAATCGTAGCCGTAGGCGTCGGTGCGCTCGCGTCCGATCAACACCATGTGGCCCGGTCCCCAAGTGGCGAGGGCGGGCTCGATGCTGCGGGAGTTGGCGGAGTTGAGCCAGGTGCGGATTTGCCAGGTTTCGCCTGCGTCGGTGCTGCTGGCGAGGTAGTTTTGCCTGCCGGTACCGCTGCCGGTTTGCTGGCCGAAGGGCACGACGAGGCCGAACTCGGGGTGGCGCACCATGTTCGGGCCGGAGTGGACGGCGGCGGCCGGCATGGCGGCGAGGGCGTCGGGCTGCTCGCGCCAGGTCACGCCCCGGTCGTCGGAGAGGTAAACGCGGCTGCGCGGGGTCTTGTCATTTTCGTCCTGCTGGGCGGTGACGGCCACAAGGCGGGGATTGGCGGTGCCGGAGGCATAGGCCCAGGAAATGGCCTGCATGCCTTGGTAATCATATTTGGTCGGCGTGTCGTCGAGGTTGCGACCGAAGGGTGGCGGCGCATCCAGGACGTCGGCGGGCTGCCAGGTGGCCATGTTGTCATCGGACCAGATGATGCGGCGGGCGTTGTCGGGGTAGCTGGCGTAGGCGGAGTGGTCCCGGAGGTGCCGGATGAGCACCACGGTGCGTCCGTCGGGCAGGCGCGTGGCGACGGGCCAGCCCATGTGCCGGTAGCCGCTCGCCGGTCCGGTGAGCACGCGCTGAAGATCGAGCGTGCCGTTGTCGATGAGGGTCTGCATCCGGGTCTGCTGGGCCACGCTGAAATCGAAGTCAGTCAGCGTGGTGGAATCCATCGGCACCGCGGACAGCGCGCCGGCAAGGGCGCCGAGCCCCGCTGACAGTATTAGCATGCAGCGCCTGCCGATGCGGCAGGGTGAGAAGGGGGAATTATATTGGGTGTTCATATGAATAAAGACAATGCGCCGCCATATGGCGCGTGTGTGGGGAGGGAATGAAAGATGGCCGCAATGGTGGAAGGCGGGGATGATGGGTCAATGGGCTCGAACTGGCTCACGGGGGGAGCCGCATGCAGGGCGGCATGGTGGTGCCACCCGGGGCTGGCTCATCCAGTGGGCCAGATATTCCAGATTGTCGGTGTGGGATGCCGCGTGTTGTCTGACGTCGATTCGTCATTCCCCCTTTCATGGACTTTCGCGTCCGCCACGCGGCACGTGTTTTTATCCCGCAATAAATATAACCACAAATCCGGCCCCTGTTCCGATATGCGAAAATCGATTGTTTTGCCGTGTGCCTTCGCGCTGCTTTTCCCTGTTTTGCTTCCCGCCCGGTCCGAATGCAATCTCGACAACGCCGTCATCCGTTTTGGTCCGGCGCACAAACTAGTTTATGGCGATCCCGACACCGTGGCGCCGCTGAAGGTCGCGGACACCACCGTCGACTGGAACCGCAAGGGCGAGCGCGGCGCGCGCTGGGGCAAGGGCTATTGGGTGCCGTCGGGCAGGATCATCGACGGCCGCGATATCATGATCGCCGACAAGACCGCGCCGGTGGACGGCGCGACGGGGGATCTCGATGGCGACGGCCGCATGGAGCTGGTGGTGGCAAAGAACAACCGTTTTTGGTGCCTGAAGGATGCCTCCGTCTCCGGACGCCGCCACTTCCCCGAGGCATCGGGTTCGTATTTGAAATTTGTATACGGCAACGACCTGATGCTGCCCGATGTGTTTCCCGGCCACGAGCACCGGCATACGCACTCGGTGCGCATCGCCTTGGGCGATTGGGACGGCGACGGCTTGACCGACTTGATTGTGGTGTCGAGCTTTCTGGGCATCAACCCTTGGGATGGCGGCCCCGGCGGGATCACGCGTTACATGCCGGCGGACTTCACCGGGGAAGGCCGCGGATGGATCGGCGATCACTGGGTGTTTGGTCCGACGCGCCTGACGGTATGGTGGTATAAAAACGTCGGGAAGAAGGGCGAGCCGTTGTTTGCCGACGCGAGCCTGATTTCGGCGGGCAATCCAAGCCGGCCGCTTCTGTTCACCGGCTACCTGCACGCGGTCGCGACGCCCATCGACTGGAATAATGACGGGCGCACCGACCTGCTCGTCTCGGCCGACAACCGGGTGATGCTTTACCTCAACACCTCCGCCGGGGGCGAGCCCGTCCTCGACAATGGTCGCGAGCTCACTTTCGACGGCAGTCCGCGCATCAACCTCATGAAAAACGCCGCGCCCTACCGTGACCAGGACGGCGTGATGCGCATTCGTTTTTCGAGCTGGTCGATGTTGCTGGAGGCGCGGCAGCTCGGCGCGGAGCGGCCCTTCGATTTTACTGCGGCCGAGCCGGTGCTGTTCAAAAATCCGCCGATGTTTCTCGACTCTTTCCCCGTGCCGAACGCCGTCGATTGGGACGGCGACGGGAAACTCGACCTGCTCGTCGGCTATCAGGACGGCGCCGTGCACTTCTTCCGCAATCTCAGCAAGGACGGCGGCCCCGGACATTGGGCTCCGCCGGCCGATCTGGAGGCGGACGGAAAGCCGCTGCTGAAATACCTGCAAAACCCGCGTTCGAAACAAGGCCCGGCCGAGCGGCTTTGGGGCTACACCGCGCCGGTCGCGATCGACTTCGACGGCGACGGCGACCTCGATCTCGTCAGCGGGAACTCCAGCGAAAATTTTTTCTATTTCGAAAACACCGGCGCCCGCACCGCACCGAGACTCACCGCGCGCGGGCCGCTTATGATGACCAATGGAAACCCCATCGAGACGGCGTGGCGCACGCGTCCGGCCATCGCCGATTTTAATGATGACGGCGCGCCCGATATCGTCGGACAGGCCCCGAGCGGGCTTCTCACGATTTGGTGGGGGCGAAAAGGCAAAGACGCGCCGCTTTTCTCCGAACCCGAGACGCTCTACGACGCCAAGGGCTTCCCATTCCTCGTCGCCACCACCTCGCACAGCGGCGGACGGAGTGTGTTTTCCGTTGCGCGCTGGAATGCGAAAAAACTGCCCGACCTGCTGATGAGTCCCTTTTTTTCCGCCCGCACGGAGTTTATTCCCTTCTTTAAAAACCTGGGTTTCCATGACGGGCGTCTGCTCTTCGAGCTTCGCTGGCGCCAGGTCGCCCGCGAAGGCCATGTGAGCAAATCGCTTTTCTCGCACTACCGCATGCTGGAACCGGCATGCTTCGGGCCGGACAACAAACCCGGCGCGATCGCCGGGGTGGACGACGGAGACATGTATTATTGGGGCGCGCCGACGGAGGAGCCGTTCGACGACAAGCCGCTCCAGCATTATATAAACAGCGCCACCGCAAAGTTCGATCCCTCCGTGCCATGCGCGACGGTGGATGTCCCCTCGCCGTTCGGCTCGGTCGAGGCCCTGAAGGAAGGCGCGCCGGTGTTCAACAACCGTCCGTATAAATTCGGTCCGCTGCCGGAAATCATGAAGAACCGCAGCTACGTGCTCAGCCCCGAGGAGGCGCGCTATGTGGTGGGGGCGTCGGACGGGATGCTCTATGTGCTCGTGCCCCGCGCGGACGGTCCGCGCCGGGAGATCATGGTGCCGGCCATGCAGGAGCGCGGGTTCGAGGTTGTGAAACACCCGGCGGTGCGCGTGTATGGCGAAGGCGCCGAGGGCGAGGCCGTCATCATGCAAAAGAAGATCAACAAGGGTGCGCGCATCATCCTCTCCTCCTGGGCGGTGTTTTTCTACTGAGCCACCAGCAGCGCGACTGGCCCGAATGGCGCTTGGTTAAGGGCTGTTGTCATTAAAAGCACGCTTGCGCGAGGAGGGGCGGCGTCCCGCCGCCCGACACGCGGAACGCGTGCCCATCGTGTCTCGATAAATCATCACATGCGAACCGGCGAGGCTTCGCCTCGTCCGGCGGCGGGACGCCGCCCCTCCTTGCGCAAGCGTCTTTCTCTTCACCAAGCGCCATTCGCGACTGGCCCCTGTTGTGGGCCGCAACGAAAAGATTGGGGCGCGCGCGGCATTGGGTGACAGTGTCGCACGGCTGGCGCAGCTTGATTTCACGCCTGCCGCCGCCCGGCCGCCCATCATATGGTCCAGGCGCGCCCGCCATGCCTTCCTTCTGCTTTGATGAATATGCAAACCCGTTTGCCCGCTCCCATTGTCTTTTGTCCTCCGAACTCGCACTCCGCGGTGCGACGCGCGGCCGCGCTTGTTGCCGGGACTGACGGGCGGGTAAAAACGGACGGCGTGGAGGGCGCGGATGTCGTCGTCGGGATCGCGGGCGTCGCAAGGGCGGCCGCATTGCCGGAGCGCACTTTTGCCCTCGTCGAGGAAGGCGGCCGTTTGTATATAACCGGCGACCGTCCCCGCACCGTGCTTGCCGGGGCGTTGTATTGGCTGCATCACACCGCGCGCGGCACGGCGCCCGCGCTGCCGTTCACGAGGACGAGCCCCTACCGCGAGCGTTTGATTCTGGAGGACTTCCCGTTTCATTGCTATGCGCCGACCGGATTCGATTTCGATCCGCGCGCTTACGCGGAAAATCTGGTGGCGCTCGGTTATACGTCGATGGAGTGCAACCGGTTTTCCAGGCGCGAGCCGTTGCAACCGTATTGGGGCAATTACCTGTTTACCAACCCTTCGGTCGCTCCTTTCGTCTGGACGAAATGGCATGAGGGGGTCTGGCAGAGGGACATCGTGGAGGCCAACGCCGCCGAATTGCGCGCATGCGTCGAGGTGGCCTTGGAATACGATCTCGATCCCTCCGTGACCAGCTTTCTGCCCCGTCCGTATCCCGATGTCTTCTTTGAGGTTCACCCACACCTGAAGGGTTTTTATTCCAGAAATCCTTTCTTGGAGCGGGGCAATCATCCGGGAAAATACTGCGTGAACACCGACCATCCCGACGGACTGGCGTTTTATAATTCGGTTTACGCGGAATTATTAAAAGCTAATCCCGAAATCCGGCATTTTTTCTTCTGGCACTCCGATCTCGGGACGCGTTTCTGGGGCGACGGCGAGGGGCCGAGCAAGCGCACCCGCGCCGAGCTTGTCATCGAATTTCATCACGAGTTCCAGGGTGTGCTTGACCGCGCCGGGGTCCAGGCGCAGGTATGGATAAATCCGTGGCACATGGACGATGTGCCCATGGAGAAACTGAACAGCGGCCTGCCCCCCTCCGTGGGTTATGCGGTAAAGGAGACGGCGGGCATTTATCATTATTGCGGTACCACGCGAATCCGTCTGAAAGACCTCAATGTCATCTGCGCCGACATCGGCGAGGTGCCGCGCGAGATACAAAGCCTTGCGAAAAAGAGCGGGCGCCCGGTTTGCATAGGCCAGTATCTGGACTTCAGCGAGGACCTGGACCCGATCATGGGCGCGCCTCATCCGCTCATGACCTTCAGGAAATTCCTCACGCTCAATGCCTGTGCGCACGAGACGTCTTCGACGAACTGGGGCATCCTTTCGCCTGATGTCGCGAAGTGCCGGGTGAACCAGGATGTCATCCGCGAGATGTCATGGGGCGCCGGCGCCTCCTGCATCCCGGAATTGCTGCCTGTGCTCATGCCTGCCGGACTCGGGGAGGACGCGCGAGGATTGGTGCATGACGCGTGGCGCAAGGTGGATCTTGCGCTCCAGGCCTGGCCGCAGTTCTGGGGGCTGCGCTTCGAGGATTCCGGCCTGCGCCTGCGCTGGCTGGTGAAGCCGTTTCTGCTCGAATGCACCCCGGTCCCGGAGGAGAAGAAAAACTACTATCTCGACCATCAGCTCTACCGCATCGATTCGCCCGCGCCATTCCAGGATTTCATGGATGTCACGCCCGCGCAGGCGGGCGAGGTTTCGCGCTGTTATTCGGACATGATCGAGCTGCTCGCGCGCGCCGAGGAATTGTTCGGCCTCGCGGCGGAGAGGGCCGGCGCGGAATGCAGGGAGTGGATCGCGGTGCAAATCCCCCCGACCCGGTGGATGCGCCTGTTTTTCACCACCTATAAAAACCTGTTTGCCTTCCACTGCCTGCCGGAGCGCGATATTCTCACCGCGCGGCATCAACAACATATCCGGGAGGAGATTAAAAACGTGGACGAAATTCTCGCCCATCTCGACGAGGCCCGCGACTGCCTGGTCGTCGCCAGCCTCGGCAAGTGGGGGCAGTGCTTCGGTCCGGACGTGGGAGAGGATTTTAGGAAAAAACGCGAGCTGCTGGCCTGGACGCTGGACACCCACTCAAGCGGCGGACTGCGGACTTCCGCCACAATTTCTCCCGTTATTTTTTAGACAAGCCAGCGTCCCGCAAGTAATTCCCCGTGCCCCAATCAAAAGCAAAACCGCCGTATAATATTACCGACATCGGGAGGGGATTTTTTCCGCTGGCCTCGCTTCCCAAGGGTGATTTTTTCATTGCCCCGCAATCGCACGGGATGTTTGTTGCGCGTGTTTTTTCCCCGCCCCCACGCGTCGTTTCGCGATCCATGACGAAGTCGTTTCAATCCCTCAGCGCCCAGATGGCCGACACGCTCCGGGAACAACTGCGCGCGGGCACTTGGGGCACGACGCTGCCCGGCGAGCGGCAGCTCGCGAAACACTTCAGCGTGAGCCGCAAGACGGCGAGCAAGGCGATCGCCATGCTGCGTGCGGAGGGAGTGATCCGCACGTCGCGCGGCAAGTCGAGCGCGCTGGTCACGGAAAAAATTCCCCCGCGGAATACAAAGGCGCCCGACCGCGTGGTGCTTCTGCTGCCCGATCCGATCGACCAAAGCCGGCCGTTCATGGTTTATTGGCTGAACAACCTTACCACGCTGATGCACAATGTCGGCGTGGATTTCGAGCTGGTCATCGGCTGGCGCTATTTCGGACGGAACGCGGACCGCTCGCTCCAGCAGCTGGTGGATTCGCATCCGGCAAAATGCTGGATACTCGTGCGGTCGCCGTGCTCGCTCCAGCAGTGGTTCGCCGACAACGGCGTCCCGGCGGTGGTGGCGGGGTCGCCCTTGGACGATATAAAACTGCCGAGCGTGGACCTCGACCATCGGGCCATCGTCCGCCACGCGGCGCTCACCCTCCTGCGCGAGGGGCACCGGCGGCTGGCGTATGTTTTTGAAAAGGCAAGATTCGGAGGCACCGTGATCGGCGAGCAGGCTTTTCGCGAGACCATAGCCGACTATGATTCGTCCGCCACGCCGGGGATATGCCGTCCGTCGATGAACGCGGCATCGATCATCAACGAACTGCGCCGCATCCATAATTCCAGCCTGCGGCCGACCGCCTACATGATGGGCAATTCATTCTCCTATGTGACGGCGCTCAGCTGGTTCAACTCGCAGCAGTTGCTCGTGCCCGGCGACATTTCCCTCATCAGCCACGACGAGGATCCTTTCCTGCCGTTTCTGCATCCGACCCCGGCGCGTTATGCCATCGGATCGGCCAAGTTTGCCAACGCCTTGTATAAAGCTGTCCGGCGCGTGATGGATCATGGGTCGGGTTTGGACTTCAAGGAATTGATCATTCCCGATTATATAAAAGGCGCCTCGGTCGGTCCGCCGCCCTCCGCCTCGCGCGAGGCGGAGATATTTCGCCGGCGGTGACACTCTGGCGGCAGACACGCGCGGCATAAATAGGAGGCCAGTTTGCCGCGGTTGTTCGCGTCTGGTTTTGGTGCGTTCTTCTTTGCGTTCCCTGGCTGGCGGCGCCCCTGTCCGGCAGCTCCGTCCAGCATACAATACCTTCTAATGAAGACCCTCAATCCCCGCGTCCTGTGAGCCCTGTGTCCCGCAAATCCATTTTCTTTTCCGGTGTCACCGCCGTCTCGGCGACGCTCGCGGCACTCCAGCCGCGCGTCCACGCCGCGCCGCCTGCGCCGGCGTCCGCATCCACCCGTCCCAATATACTGCTCGTCATGTCCGACGACATGGGCTTCAGCGACATCGGCTGCTACGGCGGGAAAATCCGCACGCCGACGCTCGACCGGCTGGCGGGCAATGGGCTGCGCTTCACGCAGTTTTATAATGGCGCCCGCTGCTGCCCCACCCGCGCCTCGTTGCTCACCGGGCTTTACCCGCACCAAGCCGGCGTCGGCCTCATGGTCAACCCCCGCGGCGATCTGCCTGGCTATCGTGGCCAGCTTGTTGACGGCTGCCTGACCATCGCCGAGATGCTCCGTCCCGCCGGCTACGCCACCTACGCCGTCGGCAAATGGCACATCGCCCCCTCCACGCCCGACGCCAGGGCCAACTGGCCCCTCCAGCGCGGTTTCGACCGCTTCTACGGCACCCTCGCCGGCGCCGGCAGTTATTACGACCCCGCCACGCTTTGCCGGGGCAACACCTTCATCACCCCCGAAAACGATCCCGAATATAAACCGGCGCGTTTCTATTATACCGACGCCATCGCCGACAACGCCGTGCGTTTCCTGCGCGAGCACGCCCGCGACCAAGCCGCCAGCCCCGGCCAGCCCGCCAGGCCCTTCTTCATGTATGTCGCGTTTACCGCCGCGCACTGGCCCATGCACGCCCTGCCGGAGGACATCGCCCGCTACAAGGGCCGCTACGACGCCGGCTTCGAGGCCGTCCGCGCCGAGCGCCACCGTCGCGTTCGCGAGCTTGGCCTCATTCCGCCCTCCACCCGGCTCGGCCCTTCGGCCCAAAACTGGGCGGACATTCCCGACGCCGACAAGGCTTGGGAGGCGCGCTGCATGGAAGTCTATGCCGCCATGATCGACCGCATGGACCAAGGCATCGCGCGCATCGTCGCCCAGCTTGAGGCCGACGGCCAGTTGGGGAACACGCTCATCCTTTTTCTTCAGGACAACGGCGCCTGCGCCGAAACCCTCGGCATGGGACGCGGCACGCCTCGCGCCTCGAACCCCAAGCGCACTCGCGATGGACGGCCAATGCGCACCCGGCACGGCGTCATGCCCGGTCCCGACGACACCTACATCGCCTACGGCCCCGGCTGGGCCAACGTTTCCAACACCCCCTTCCGCGAATACAAGCATTGGGTGCACGAAGGCGGCATTTCCACCCCGCTCATCGCACACTGGCCCGGAGGCATCCGCCAGAATCTCGGCGGCACGCTGGTCCACGCGCCCGGTCACATCATTGACATCGCCGCCACCTGTCGCGATCTGGCAGGCGCCGCCTATCCTGACCGGCGGGACGGCGCGTTCGTGCTCCCGCTCGAAGGCATCAGCCTGCGTCCGGCATTTTCCGGCGAAATACCCCGCCGCACCTCGCCGTTGTGTTGGGAGCACGAGGGCAACCGCGCCATCCGCGACGGCAAATGGAAACTCGTCGCGAAGGGCCCCAAGGGCGCCTGGGAACTCTACGACATGGAAACCGACCGCTCCGAGCTGGACGACCTCGCCTCCCGCCATCCCGACATCGCCCGCCGGCTCGCCGCCGATTGGGAGGCATGGGCGTTGCGTGCCAAGGTGAAACCCTGGCCTTGGGACGACCAGCCAATCCACACGCCAGCCAAAAAGAAAAACTCCAAAAACACATGACTCCTGCCCACTCATTAAAATCCGTCACAACGGCCCTGTGCCTCGCCGTATCCGTGCTGCTGCCGCCCATGGTGGGCGCCGCGCCACAGGCGCCCGACCCGAAGCAGCCCGCCACCTGGCTCATCCCCGGCAACGGCTTCGAGCCCGTTGCCACGTCCTCCATCGGCTGGGGTGAAACCTCCTACCTCCGGCTCCCCGACGGCCGCGTCCTCACCGCGCGCGGCGACCATATTGCCGTTTCCACCGACGGCATGAAAACCTTCCCCGACAAAAACAACATCCCCTTTGTCAAGGACACATCAGCCGCCGCCCCGCGCGCCTCGCGTCTCGCCATCAGCGCCACCGGCGCGTGGCTCGTTGTCTGGCGCACCCCGCACACCCCCGCCGAACTCTCCCAGTTCTGGGACAAGTCCACCCACAACTACGTCCCCACTCTCGCCGGCGGCCAGCTCATGGTCGCCCGCTCCACCGACTCCGGCAAAACCTGGTCCGCGCCGCTTCGCATCTCCGACCCGCGCTACACCAACGGCCATCCGCCCAGAAAAATCCTCCAGACCCAATCCGGCGTTTTCCTCCTGCCCGCGCAATACCGCACGCCCAATCCCGGGCGCCACATCGTCTCCATCCTCCGCTCCACGGACGACGGCCTCACCTGGTCCGCTCCCGCCCCCGCCTTCGATCTTCCCAATTCCAACGGCAACCACGACGGCGTGGTCGAGCCCACCCTCATCCAACTCAAAGACGGCACCGTCTGGTTCCTCACCCGCACCAATCTTGGCGCCCTCTGGGAGTCCCGCTCCCGCGACGACGGCCTCACCTGGTCCCCGCTCCGTCCCACCCGCATCTACGCCTCCGCGTCCCCCGCCACGCTCGAACGCCTCTCCGACGGGCGCCTCGTGCTTGTCTGGAGTCCTTGGAAGGACACCGAGGGCAATCCGCCCCAAACCCGTGGCGGCGCCGACACCACCGACTACTCCCTCGCCGTCGCAAGCTGGCACCGCCGCGAGCTCCACCTCGCCACTTCCGCCGACGAAGGCAAAACCTGGAGCAAGCCCCTCGTCGTTGCCCGTCATCCCCGCAAAAGCGGCGTCTTCAAGGGCGGCTGGA
This genomic stretch from Termitidicoccus mucosus harbors:
- a CDS encoding sialidase family protein, producing the protein MTPAHSLKSVTTALCLAVSVLLPPMVGAAPQAPDPKQPATWLIPGNGFEPVATSSIGWGETSYLRLPDGRVLTARGDHIAVSTDGMKTFPDKNNIPFVKDTSAAAPRASRLAISATGAWLVVWRTPHTPAELSQFWDKSTHNYVPTLAGGQLMVARSTDSGKTWSAPLRISDPRYTNGHPPRKILQTQSGVFLLPAQYRTPNPGRHIVSILRSTDDGLTWSAPAPAFDLPNSNGNHDGVVEPTLIQLKDGTVWFLTRTNLGALWESRSRDDGLTWSPLRPTRIYASASPATLERLSDGRLVLVWSPWKDTEGNPPQTRGGADTTDYSLAVASWHRRELHLATSADEGKTWSKPLVVARHPRKSGVFKGGWISYVTLFEHNEHLYLFASMGNLHARIPLGKLP
- a CDS encoding arylsulfatase encodes the protein MSPVSRKSIFFSGVTAVSATLAALQPRVHAAPPAPASASTRPNILLVMSDDMGFSDIGCYGGKIRTPTLDRLAGNGLRFTQFYNGARCCPTRASLLTGLYPHQAGVGLMVNPRGDLPGYRGQLVDGCLTIAEMLRPAGYATYAVGKWHIAPSTPDARANWPLQRGFDRFYGTLAGAGSYYDPATLCRGNTFITPENDPEYKPARFYYTDAIADNAVRFLREHARDQAASPGQPARPFFMYVAFTAAHWPMHALPEDIARYKGRYDAGFEAVRAERHRRVRELGLIPPSTRLGPSAQNWADIPDADKAWEARCMEVYAAMIDRMDQGIARIVAQLEADGQLGNTLILFLQDNGACAETLGMGRGTPRASNPKRTRDGRPMRTRHGVMPGPDDTYIAYGPGWANVSNTPFREYKHWVHEGGISTPLIAHWPGGIRQNLGGTLVHAPGHIIDIAATCRDLAGAAYPDRRDGAFVLPLEGISLRPAFSGEIPRRTSPLCWEHEGNRAIRDGKWKLVAKGPKGAWELYDMETDRSELDDLASRHPDIARRLAADWEAWALRAKVKPWPWDDQPIHTPAKKKNSKNT